In Arcanobacterium wilhelmae, the following are encoded in one genomic region:
- the rpsS gene encoding 30S ribosomal protein S19, whose translation MPRSLKKGPFVDDHLMKKVDEQNEKGTKNVIKTWSRRSVITPDFLGHTFAVHDGRKHVPVFVTESMVGHKLGEFAPTRTFKGHVKDDRKGRRR comes from the coding sequence ATGCCGCGTAGTTTGAAGAAGGGCCCGTTCGTCGACGATCACCTTATGAAGAAGGTTGATGAGCAGAACGAAAAGGGCACCAAGAACGTTATTAAGACCTGGTCGCGTCGTTCGGTTATCACGCCGGACTTCCTTGGCCACACGTTCGCAGTCCATGACGGCCGGAAGCATGTTCCGGTGTTCGTCACCGAGTCCATGGTTGGTCACAAGCTCGGCGAGTTCGCCCCGACGCGTACCTTCAAGGGTCACGTCAAGGACGATCGCAAGGGCCGTCGCCGCTGA